A single window of Myxocyprinus asiaticus isolate MX2 ecotype Aquarium Trade chromosome 34, UBuf_Myxa_2, whole genome shotgun sequence DNA harbors:
- the LOC127424985 gene encoding neuronal pentraxin-1-like — translation MVKNTNHAIMLLRFPEHMYWGGILQGLYPPPLSLFPLLLLMLLPLDAVSSVPGLEYDWGTQPKLVCIPIPADADPSCFTPGGAAHGPNSNGHGNGHHGPVSGLPNGHSSSSGSQHGISDEAKATILHLRESLVRQKETILDQRETIRELTAKLTLCEGFGRGAGGHHDDHHGPSHHNSHHSSHHYDNHHADPHFPLNGHRNDHHRGKSPYMGKHGSFSPEQTGKTLQALKERLENLQTRNSSSSYSSSLRDLLQRKINALEEQLHHHYDSHHNYGHHDNHHGYDHHDDHDHHDHDDHHNNHHNNPYDDHHHYDNHHDNHHNGHDDHHDTHHNNHPDDDHDDGNHDSGHHVDVHQSNGQHDDRHHGSDDNGHHPQIPYKPNWSRPPARGTHNKLDTVLSNLHHKTPEAGPNKKPKNPDAFQIGFPMRTNYMYGRIKRTLLNEIFALTVCLWLKGGSGPGIGTPFSYSVPGQANELVLIEWGNNPVELLVNDKAVTLPVSLTDSKWHHLCVTWSTRDGMWEAYQDGVKRGSGENLSSWHPIKPGGVFILGQEQDTLGGRFDATQSFVGEMSDLQFWSRVLTSTEIYNQASCSSHLTGDVITWSEPMIELHGGVTKYSFDPCH, via the exons ATGGTGAAAAACACAAATCATGCCATTATGTTGCTGCGTTTCCCAGAGCACATGTACTGGGGAGGGATTCTTCAAGGACTATATCCACCCCCTCTATCACTCTTTCCTCTTCTCCTCCTAATGTTGTTGCCTTTGGATGCAGTAAGTAGTGTACCAGGTTTGGAATATGACTGGGGCACACAACCTAAACTTGTTTGCATCCCTATCCCTGCAGATGCAGACCCTAGTTGTTTCACACCAGGTGGGGCTGCACATGGGCCTAACAGCAATGGGCATGGGAATGGACATCATGGGCCAGTTAGTGGGCTGCCAAATGGTCatagtagtagtagtggtagcCAACATGGCATATCCGATGAGGCCAAAGCCACCATCCTTCACCTGAGGGAGAGCCTCGTGCGACAGAAGGAAACAATCCTCGATCAGCGAGAGACCATTCGTGAACTGACAGCAAAACTGACCCTCTGCGAGGGCTTTGGGAGAGGGGCAGGAGGGCACCATGATGACCATCATGGCCCTTCACACCACAACTCTCATCATTCCTCACACCACTATGACAACCATCATGCTGATCCACACTTCCCTTTAAACGGGCATCGCAATGATCATCACAGAGGCAAATCTCCATATATGGGCAAACATGGGAGCTTTTCCCCAGAACAAACAGGAAAGACCTTGCAAGCTTTGAAGGAGAGGCTGGAAAATCTTCAG ACAAGAAATTCTTCCAGTTCCTATTCAAGTTCATTGAGAGACCTCCTACAACGTAAAATCAACGCACTGGAAGAACAGCTCCATCATCACTATGacagtcatcacaactatggtcACCATGACAATCATCATGGATATGATCATCATGATGATCACGATCACCATGACCACGATGACCACCATAATAATCACCACAATAACCCCTATGATGACCATC ACCACTATGACAATCACCATGACAATCATCATAATGGCCATGATGACCATCATGACACCCACCATAACAACCACCCTGATGATGACCATGATGATGGTAATCATGACAGTGGTCATCATGTGGATGTGCATCAAAGCAATGGTCAGCACGATGATCGACACCATGGCAGTGATGATAATGGACACCATCCACAAATCCCGTACAAGCCAAATTGGTCAAGACCTCCTGCCCGTGGAACCCACAATAAATTAGATACAGTACTCAGTAATCTTCACCACAAGACTCCTGAAGCAG GACCAAACAAGAAGCCCAAGAATCCTGATGCTTTTCAGATTGGGTTTCCAATGCGCACCAACTATATGTATGGCCGGATCAAGCGCACCCTTCTGAATGAGATCTTCGCCTTAACAGTTTGTCTTTGGTTAAAAGGGGGCTCAGGTCCTGGGATCGGAACACCATTCTCATACTCTGTCCCGGGTCAAGCCAATGAACTTGTCCTGATTGAGTGGGGCAACAATCCTGTGGAACTACTAGTGAATGACAAG GCCGTCACTCTTCCTGTTTCTCTGACAGACAGTAAGTGGCACCACCTCTGTGTGACATGGTCCACACGTGATGGCATGTGGGAAGCTTATCAGGATGGTGTGAAAAGGGGCTCTGGGGAGAATCTGTCCTCTTGGCATCCAATTAAACCAGGAGGAGTCTTTATCCTCGGACAAGAGCAG GACACTCTGGGTGGCCGTTTTGATGCCACACAATCTTTTGTGGGCGAGATGTCGGATCTACAATTCTGGTCACGTGTGCTGACCTCTACTGAGATCTACAACCAAGCTTCCTGCTCCAGCCATCTCACTGGGGATGTCATCACTTGGAGCGAGCCCATGATCGAACTCCATGGAGGAGTCACAAAATATTCATTTGACCCTTGTCATTAA